In a single window of the Limnochorda sp. L945t genome:
- a CDS encoding ABC transporter permease: protein MTRYVLRRLAVMVPVLIGITLLNYAIVNLAPGDAVDLLINPSMSEADRAARRQALGLDQPFFVRYVRWAGETLHGNLGYSYTTSEPVARRIAERVGPSLLLMGTSYLVAYAAALPLGVLSAVHPYTWVDYLSGFAGLLGVSLPTFFLSLVSIYGFALKLGWLPTGGMTTLGGPFDLLDLLRHLALPALVLALSNVGLVLRLVRSSTLEVLRQDYVRTARAKGLPQGAVIFRHALKNSLLPVVTMAGLQLPALIGGAVVTEQVFQWPGMGSLSIQAILQRDYPTLMALNLLAAVAVLAGGLLADVLYAAIDPRIRYE, encoded by the coding sequence GTGACCCGTTACGTGCTGCGCCGGCTGGCCGTCATGGTGCCGGTACTGATCGGCATCACCTTGCTCAACTATGCCATCGTCAACCTGGCTCCCGGCGATGCCGTGGACCTGCTGATCAACCCGTCGATGAGCGAGGCCGACCGGGCGGCGCGCCGCCAGGCCCTGGGCCTGGACCAGCCCTTTTTCGTGCGTTACGTGCGGTGGGCAGGCGAGACGCTGCACGGCAACCTCGGCTACTCCTATACCACCTCGGAGCCCGTGGCCCGGCGGATCGCCGAGCGCGTGGGCCCCAGTTTGCTCCTCATGGGCACCAGCTACCTCGTCGCCTACGCGGCGGCGTTGCCGCTCGGCGTGCTCTCGGCCGTCCATCCCTACACCTGGGTGGACTACCTCTCGGGCTTCGCTGGCCTGCTGGGCGTCTCGTTGCCGACGTTCTTCCTGTCGCTCGTGTCGATCTACGGGTTCGCCTTGAAACTCGGGTGGTTGCCCACCGGGGGCATGACGACGCTCGGCGGCCCCTTCGATCTCCTGGACCTCCTCCGGCACCTCGCCTTGCCGGCCCTGGTGCTGGCGTTGTCCAACGTGGGCCTGGTGCTGAGGCTGGTGCGATCGAGCACCCTGGAGGTGCTGCGGCAGGATTACGTTCGCACGGCCCGCGCCAAAGGCCTCCCGCAAGGCGCGGTCATCTTCCGGCACGCGTTGAAAAACAGCCTGCTCCCCGTCGTGACCATGGCCGGGTTGCAGCTCCCGGCCCTCATCGGCGGAGCAGTCGTCACCGAGCAGGTCTTCCAGTGGCCGGGGATGGGATCTCTGTCGATCCAGGCCATCCTGCAGCGGGACTACCCCACCCTGATGGCCCTCAACCTTCTGGCCGCGGTCGCCGTGCTCGCCGGTGGCCTCCTGGCCGACGTGCTGTACGCCGCCATCGATCCCCGCATTCGGTACGAGTAG
- a CDS encoding IclR family transcriptional regulator has product MPTTGGSRRRRPPDAYAIASVDKAVRLLLTLGHMPGRAAGITELAHRLQLTKNQVFRLLKTLERHRLVDQDPGGSLYRLGSGLLVLAAMARDGLQLVREASPTLDRLAMATGESVHLAAREGLEAVIVDVRESPHPVRLTARVGGRYPLHAGACPRAILAFLPPEQQEQVLRALPRLPRYTRRTVEDPEALRRELDVIRQRGYAISDEDVDLGARAVGAPIFAAGPSPSADGGTWALQAVGALSIAGPTVRLPDPVLARYGEMVAAAAREISNRLGARAAVPAIPGADGEEGAR; this is encoded by the coding sequence TTGCCGACGACCGGAGGTAGCCGCCGGCGGCGGCCACCGGACGCATACGCCATAGCCAGCGTGGACAAGGCGGTACGGCTGCTCCTGACCCTCGGCCACATGCCCGGCCGGGCGGCGGGGATCACCGAGCTCGCCCACCGTCTGCAGCTGACCAAAAACCAGGTCTTCCGGCTCCTCAAGACGCTCGAGCGCCATCGCCTGGTCGACCAGGACCCCGGCGGCTCCCTCTACCGTCTCGGTTCGGGTCTGCTCGTCCTGGCGGCAATGGCCCGCGATGGCCTGCAGCTGGTACGGGAGGCCTCTCCGACCCTGGATCGGCTGGCCATGGCGACGGGAGAGTCCGTCCACCTGGCCGCCCGGGAGGGGCTGGAGGCCGTCATCGTGGACGTGCGCGAGAGCCCGCATCCGGTGCGCCTGACCGCGCGGGTGGGTGGACGGTATCCCCTCCACGCAGGGGCATGCCCGAGGGCCATCCTGGCCTTCCTGCCGCCGGAGCAGCAGGAGCAGGTCCTCCGCGCGTTGCCCCGGCTGCCGCGGTACACCCGCCGCACGGTCGAGGACCCCGAAGCGCTGCGCCGCGAGCTGGACGTCATCCGGCAACGGGGCTACGCGATCAGCGACGAGGACGTGGACCTGGGCGCGCGGGCCGTGGGCGCCCCCATCTTCGCCGCAGGCCCTTCGCCGTCTGCGGACGGCGGGACATGGGCGCTTCAGGCCGTAGGCGCCTTGAGCATCGCCGGGCCGACCGTGCGCCTGCCCGATCCCGTCCTCGCACGGTACGGGGAGATGGTCGCGGCCGCCGCCCGGGAGATCTCCAACCGGCTCGGCGCGAGGGCAGCCGTCCCGGCCATCCCCGGCGCCGACGGCGAGGAGGGCGCCCGGTGA
- a CDS encoding DeoR/GlpR family DNA-binding transcription regulator, with the protein MIKPERHDRILSEIARRGAASVAELAALLGVSEATIRRDLQELGESGLLRRTHGGASLADQSDELPYHFKVTAFLPEKRRIGAVAASMVQDGQVVGCTGGTTVAQFVRALRGRKVTVVTSAVNVAADLASSPETEVFVTGGALRGRSFEMVGHTAERAIREFRLDVAVVGVDGLSVEYGLTTYNPAEAHVNRTFIEQAKEVWVVADHSKLGKVTPAIIAPVERMHRLVTDSSAPHDFLARLQQLGIQTITA; encoded by the coding sequence ATGATCAAACCCGAACGCCACGACCGCATCTTGAGCGAGATCGCCCGGCGCGGCGCGGCCAGCGTCGCGGAGCTGGCCGCCTTGCTGGGAGTTTCGGAGGCGACCATCCGCCGGGACCTCCAGGAGCTCGGAGAGAGCGGGCTCTTGCGCCGGACCCACGGCGGAGCCTCCCTCGCCGATCAGTCCGACGAGCTTCCCTACCACTTCAAGGTCACCGCCTTCTTGCCCGAGAAGCGGAGGATCGGGGCGGTGGCAGCTTCCATGGTGCAGGACGGCCAGGTCGTGGGTTGCACCGGCGGCACCACGGTGGCGCAGTTCGTACGGGCGCTGCGGGGCCGCAAGGTCACCGTCGTGACGAGTGCCGTCAACGTAGCGGCAGACCTGGCCAGTTCTCCCGAGACCGAGGTCTTCGTGACCGGAGGGGCGTTGCGAGGCCGATCGTTCGAGATGGTCGGGCACACGGCCGAGCGGGCCATCCGGGAGTTTCGTTTGGACGTGGCCGTCGTCGGCGTGGACGGCCTGTCCGTTGAGTACGGCCTCACCACGTACAATCCCGCCGAGGCCCACGTCAACCGCACGTTCATCGAGCAAGCCAAAGAGGTGTGGGTGGTCGCCGATCACTCCAAACTCGGCAAGGTGACCCCCGCCATCATCGCGCCGGTGGAGCGCATGCACCGCCTCGTCACCGACTCCAGCGCCCCCCACGACTTCCTGGCGAGGCTCCAGCAGCTCGGGATCCAGACGATCACGGCCTGA